The following are encoded together in the Pedobacter sp. D749 genome:
- the hisG gene encoding ATP phosphoribosyltransferase produces the protein MKTLKIAIQKSGRLNEKSVEILKNCGLSFENYKSSLISTVTNFPLEILFLRDDDIPEYVQDGIADLGIVGENVIVETKAEVDYLQKLGFGKCTLKIAVQATSNIQKLEELNGKAIATSYPVILEKFLQEKGIKSDIRTISGSVEIGPGLGLSDAIFDIVSTGGTLKSNGLKPFADVMQSEAVLIGNKSIADNPEVAELLQRIRSVLSAKSNKYVVLNVSKDNLQKVVDLLPGVKSPTVVPLFEPNWVAVHSVIAEEDFWDKINSLKAAGAEGILVMPIEKIIK, from the coding sequence TTGAAAACACTTAAAATCGCTATCCAGAAGTCGGGTAGGTTAAACGAAAAATCTGTAGAAATACTTAAAAACTGTGGTTTATCTTTCGAAAACTACAAAAGCTCACTCATCTCAACCGTTACTAATTTTCCTTTAGAAATCCTTTTCCTTCGCGATGATGATATTCCTGAATATGTACAAGACGGCATTGCTGATCTGGGTATAGTTGGTGAAAATGTAATTGTAGAAACAAAAGCCGAAGTAGATTATCTTCAAAAATTAGGCTTCGGAAAATGTACTTTAAAAATAGCTGTTCAGGCCACCAGCAATATTCAAAAACTGGAAGAATTGAACGGCAAAGCGATTGCTACTTCTTATCCCGTAATCCTCGAAAAATTCTTACAGGAAAAGGGTATTAAATCCGATATCAGAACCATTTCAGGATCGGTAGAAATTGGTCCGGGTTTAGGCTTAAGTGATGCCATTTTTGATATCGTATCAACAGGCGGAACATTGAAGAGCAATGGGCTAAAACCATTCGCTGATGTGATGCAATCTGAAGCGGTTTTAATCGGAAACAAATCGATAGCCGACAATCCGGAAGTTGCAGAATTGCTTCAACGTATCCGATCTGTACTCAGTGCAAAATCTAACAAATACGTGGTACTAAATGTATCAAAAGATAACCTTCAAAAAGTAGTCGATTTACTTCCAGGGGTAAAAAGTCCAACGGTAGTTCCGCTCTTCGAACCAAACTGGGTTGCTGTTCATTCTGTAATTGCCGAGGAAGATTTCTGGGACAAAATAAACAGTTTAAAAGCAGCAGGTGCAGAAGGCATTTTGGTAATGCCAATCGAGAAAATAATCAAATAA
- a CDS encoding L,D-transpeptidase family protein, which produces MKKFRFLILPFILFISACGWFKSPPEIGKVLSEHFKNKIYKDFDTVAYDSIFVKTMDSLSGKFVNPKTIKAFYANNNAQPKLVTQFYINGELDSLVSYLDQSKVHGFNSKIFKGDEIKSLLAVLAANKFKKVDESYPVIAKLELLSANAYLNYNNYLKYGVVNPRTIFSRYYIKVKRPDSLGMINLLSGKSLLDTLRSVQPKSVQYKALQSAYLNTDVESEKRILLLNMERFRWKMPETGGNYVQVNIPDFRLTWLDKTDTVITMKVCVGGKRENGYEDKLKAFAKSGNLDDKPKNHETPLLFSKINSIQANPIWNIPVSIAQSEIYWMARKDPYYLSNSNIKVYYKDKLIGEPDTINWNRYSRDKLPFKFKQGSGGGNALGKFKFIFDNSSSIYLHDTNNKNGFNLTNRAISHGCVRIEKPLEFAALLVKDSYAYDKLRAEVDLPPIDSAHMKWYRKRMAQKADTTKAFQLKPAWFAPKKNVPLIITYITAWSQNDRIEYRPDVYGMDEKLWTAMKKFR; this is translated from the coding sequence TTGAAAAAGTTTCGCTTTCTAATTCTGCCCTTTATTTTGTTCATTTCTGCCTGTGGGTGGTTTAAAAGCCCACCAGAGATTGGGAAAGTGCTTTCTGAGCATTTTAAGAATAAAATCTATAAAGATTTCGATACTGTAGCTTATGACAGCATTTTTGTGAAAACAATGGACAGTCTTTCGGGCAAATTCGTTAACCCTAAAACTATAAAAGCATTTTATGCCAATAATAATGCTCAACCTAAGTTGGTTACGCAATTCTATATTAATGGAGAATTAGATTCATTAGTGAGTTATTTAGATCAAAGTAAGGTGCATGGCTTTAACTCAAAGATCTTTAAAGGGGATGAAATTAAAAGCTTGTTAGCAGTGTTAGCAGCCAATAAATTTAAAAAAGTTGACGAAAGTTATCCTGTAATTGCCAAATTAGAGCTGCTATCGGCAAATGCTTATTTAAACTATAATAATTACCTTAAATACGGAGTCGTAAATCCCCGAACTATCTTTTCGCGTTATTACATTAAAGTAAAACGCCCGGACAGCTTGGGGATGATTAATCTTTTAAGTGGTAAAAGTCTTTTGGATACCTTAAGATCTGTTCAACCAAAATCGGTTCAATATAAAGCTTTACAGTCTGCCTATTTAAATACAGATGTGGAAAGTGAGAAGCGTATTTTATTATTGAATATGGAACGTTTCCGTTGGAAAATGCCAGAGACGGGAGGTAACTATGTGCAGGTAAATATTCCTGATTTTAGATTAACCTGGCTAGATAAAACAGATACCGTAATTACGATGAAAGTTTGTGTTGGTGGCAAGCGTGAAAATGGTTATGAAGATAAGCTAAAAGCCTTTGCAAAATCGGGTAATCTGGATGATAAACCAAAGAACCATGAGACACCACTATTGTTCAGTAAAATCAACTCCATTCAGGCCAATCCAATCTGGAATATTCCGGTAAGTATTGCCCAAAGTGAGATCTATTGGATGGCTCGAAAAGATCCTTATTATTTATCGAATAGCAACATTAAAGTTTACTATAAAGACAAGCTAATTGGTGAGCCTGATACCATCAATTGGAACAGGTATTCGCGTGATAAATTGCCCTTCAAATTTAAGCAGGGATCAGGCGGTGGAAACGCTTTAGGGAAGTTCAAATTTATCTTCGATAACAGCTCGAGTATTTACCTGCACGACACCAATAATAAGAACGGATTTAACCTAACCAATAGAGCGATTAGTCACGGCTGTGTACGCATCGAAAAGCCGTTAGAATTTGCCGCACTTTTGGTGAAAGATTCTTATGCTTATGATAAGCTTAGGGCAGAGGTAGATTTACCACCGATAGATAGTGCGCATATGAAATGGTATAGAAAGCGCATGGCCCAAAAGGCAGATACCACTAAAGCATTTCAATTAAAACCAGCTTGGTTTGCCCCAAAGAAAAATGTTCCATTAATCATTACCTATATCACTGCCTGGTCGCAAAATGACAGGATCGAATACAGACCTGATGTGTACGGTATGGATGAAAAACTTTGGACTGCAATGAAAAAGTTCAGGTAG
- a CDS encoding NUDIX domain-containing protein, translated as MIDQNIKIAVDAIVFGYEKGTLYVLAVQQRFGKLADRWVLPGGFILNDEPLLMAVERELKEEAGITVNYLEQLGTFGDDIYRDERFRVISVAYFALVNPKNFVLKADTDAKDARWFPVAQIPKLGYDHNEMVNLAHQRLKSKLTYQPIGFDLLDQEFLFSDLENLYCSILERDIDRRNFRKKILSFGIVIETDKVVKMGASGRPGKLFTFDKTKYNQLLKGNFQFDISFA; from the coding sequence ATGATCGATCAAAATATTAAAATTGCTGTTGACGCCATTGTTTTTGGCTACGAAAAAGGAACACTTTATGTGTTGGCTGTTCAGCAGCGATTTGGTAAACTGGCCGATAGATGGGTTTTACCAGGTGGATTTATTTTAAACGACGAGCCATTGCTTATGGCAGTTGAGCGCGAACTTAAAGAAGAGGCCGGCATAACCGTAAATTACCTGGAGCAATTGGGTACTTTTGGTGATGATATTTACCGTGACGAACGATTTAGGGTAATTTCTGTCGCTTACTTTGCACTGGTTAATCCTAAAAATTTTGTGTTAAAAGCCGATACCGATGCTAAAGATGCCAGGTGGTTTCCTGTTGCTCAAATTCCAAAGTTGGGCTACGATCACAATGAAATGGTTAATCTCGCTCATCAACGTTTAAAAAGCAAACTCACATACCAACCGATCGGTTTTGATCTGTTGGATCAGGAATTTCTCTTTTCCGATCTTGAAAATCTGTATTGCTCCATTTTAGAAAGAGATATAGACCGACGAAATTTCAGAAAAAAAATTCTAAGTTTTGGAATTGTTATAGAAACCGATAAAGTAGTTAAAATGGGTGCCAGCGGCAGACCAGGCAAACTTTTTACCTTTGATAAAACTAAATACAATCAACTTTTAAAGGGGAATTTCCAGTTCGATATTAGTTTTGCGTAA
- the prs gene encoding ribose-phosphate diphosphokinase: MLNLNPSFTPLGENNLIEYKSFLFAGGEPHIKISNNFDASLPVTITHRINSFNDLGLICITVDALRRMDVKEIELFIPYFPAARQDRVMIPGEPLSVKVYADIINVMALASVTVFDPHSEVTPALLNNCVTVSNHEFIKQVIANIGNNVKLISPDGGALKKIYKVSEFLGGAEVVECSKSRDVKTGKLSGFKVYAEDLAGADCLIVDDICDGGGTFIGLAEALKAKNAGKLYLAISHGIFSKGFDELGKYFEQIFTTDSIKEVDHEGVTQIKLMEIL, from the coding sequence ATGTTGAATCTTAATCCAAGTTTTACTCCGCTAGGCGAAAATAACTTAATCGAATACAAATCTTTCTTATTTGCAGGTGGCGAACCACACATTAAAATTTCAAATAATTTTGATGCTAGCCTTCCGGTTACCATTACACACCGAATAAATTCTTTTAATGATTTAGGTCTGATCTGCATTACCGTTGATGCCTTGAGAAGAATGGATGTAAAAGAAATCGAACTTTTTATTCCATATTTTCCGGCAGCAAGGCAAGATCGGGTAATGATTCCTGGTGAGCCTTTATCGGTGAAAGTTTATGCTGATATCATTAATGTCATGGCTTTGGCAAGTGTTACCGTTTTTGATCCGCATAGCGAAGTAACACCAGCCTTGCTCAATAACTGTGTGACAGTTTCCAATCACGAATTTATAAAACAGGTAATTGCAAACATTGGAAATAACGTAAAACTGATTTCTCCTGACGGAGGTGCTTTAAAGAAAATTTATAAAGTATCTGAATTTTTAGGTGGTGCAGAAGTGGTAGAGTGTTCAAAAAGCCGCGATGTGAAAACAGGAAAACTTTCAGGATTTAAAGTATATGCTGAAGATTTAGCTGGTGCCGATTGTTTGATTGTGGATGATATCTGTGATGGTGGCGGTACATTTATCGGCTTGGCAGAAGCATTAAAAGCTAAAAATGCCGGCAAACTTTATTTAGCGATTAGTCACGGCATATTTAGCAAAGGCTTTGATGAATTAGGTAAATATTTCGAGCAAATTTTTACAACAGATTCGATCAAAGAAGTTGATCATGAAGGGGTAACACAAATAAAATTAATGGAAATTTTATAA
- a CDS encoding nucleoside 2-deoxyribosyltransferase domain-containing protein: MRAILPSEIIAPSNVSVFIAGTIDMGNSIDWQQKFIDRANKEETLNDVVVFNPRRKSWDHTWAQTIENAKFSEQVNWEMDAMENADVILLFLEANSKSPISMMELGLFADSGKLMVCCEEGFWRKGNIDIVCQRKGIDQYNTFDELSETVITKLKKFVNIK; this comes from the coding sequence ATGAGAGCGATACTTCCATCAGAGATTATTGCACCATCAAATGTATCGGTATTCATCGCAGGAACAATCGATATGGGGAATTCGATTGATTGGCAACAAAAATTTATTGATCGGGCAAATAAAGAAGAAACTTTGAACGATGTAGTCGTTTTCAATCCAAGAAGAAAATCCTGGGATCATACCTGGGCGCAGACAATCGAAAATGCAAAATTCAGCGAACAGGTGAACTGGGAGATGGATGCAATGGAAAATGCTGATGTGATTTTGTTGTTCCTTGAAGCGAATTCTAAATCGCCAATTTCGATGATGGAGTTAGGTTTATTCGCTGATTCTGGCAAATTAATGGTTTGTTGTGAAGAGGGGTTTTGGAGAAAAGGGAATATCGATATTGTATGCCAAAGAAAAGGGATTGATCAGTATAACACATTTGATGAGCTTAGTGAGACAGTAATTACTAAGCTTAAAAAGTTTGTAAATATTAAATAA
- a CDS encoding ADP-ribosylglycohydrolase family protein — protein MKTTVIHSSIFGLVVGDALGVPVEFKKRDFLKRFPVKDMQAYGVHDQPLGTWSDDSSLTFCLAESLCSGYNLDHIAQKFLQWFNAEIWTPHGKVFDIGIATAEAIKMIKHGADPILCGGASEMDNGNGSLMRILPLLFYLQDEKDLKVIFKRVKEVSSITHAHFRSAFACFIYVVYGLELLKGIDKREAYFNMQIKLKKFIAENDFEQKEIDLFNRVLMNDIATLPENEIYSSGYVLHSLEASLWCILSTGTYEDAVLKAVNLGDDTDTTGAITGGLAGLIYGFESIPEKWLNAIVKKNEIEGLCEKMNAVFMKKQKYNVADIKESTEFLFFWGHQAPNKGTISKACLSQWWPSSFVENDIIYQTAEHYMMAKKALLFHDQEIFEKILLKESPKDVKDLGRQIRNFDVAKWDAHKYEIVKQGNLLKFSQNEDLKSFLLQTKGKVLAEASPVDPIWGIGLAEDHVDAKIPKNWKGLNLLGFALMEVRDEISINKINDQ, from the coding sequence ATGAAAACCACAGTTATCCATAGTTCAATATTCGGCCTGGTAGTTGGCGATGCATTGGGAGTGCCCGTAGAATTTAAGAAAAGGGATTTTTTAAAAAGATTTCCGGTAAAGGATATGCAGGCGTATGGTGTTCATGATCAGCCGTTAGGTACCTGGAGTGATGATAGCTCTCTTACGTTTTGCTTAGCCGAAAGCCTGTGTAGTGGTTATAATTTAGATCATATCGCACAGAAATTCCTTCAGTGGTTTAATGCCGAGATTTGGACCCCTCATGGAAAAGTTTTCGACATCGGTATAGCAACAGCTGAAGCCATTAAAATGATAAAGCATGGTGCTGATCCGATTTTATGTGGTGGAGCATCTGAAATGGATAATGGAAATGGATCTTTAATGAGGATTTTGCCTTTGTTGTTTTATTTGCAGGATGAAAAGGATCTTAAAGTTATTTTTAAACGCGTAAAGGAGGTTTCATCCATTACCCATGCCCATTTCCGTTCTGCTTTTGCCTGTTTTATCTATGTTGTTTATGGCTTAGAACTATTAAAAGGAATTGATAAAAGAGAGGCATACTTTAATATGCAGATTAAGCTTAAAAAGTTTATTGCAGAGAATGATTTTGAACAAAAGGAAATTGATCTTTTTAATAGGGTTTTGATGAATGATATCGCTACGCTTCCAGAAAACGAAATTTATTCTTCTGGTTATGTGTTGCACAGTCTCGAGGCTAGCTTATGGTGTATCCTCAGTACCGGAACTTATGAGGATGCCGTTCTAAAAGCAGTTAATCTTGGTGACGATACTGATACAACTGGGGCAATTACAGGTGGGTTGGCAGGTTTAATTTATGGTTTTGAATCTATCCCTGAAAAATGGCTTAATGCAATTGTTAAAAAAAATGAAATTGAAGGACTCTGTGAAAAAATGAATGCGGTGTTTATGAAAAAGCAGAAATATAATGTTGCAGATATAAAAGAAAGTACTGAATTCCTATTTTTTTGGGGACATCAAGCTCCGAACAAAGGAACGATTTCTAAAGCTTGTTTAAGTCAGTGGTGGCCATCTTCATTTGTTGAAAATGACATCATCTATCAAACAGCCGAACATTACATGATGGCAAAAAAGGCTTTATTGTTTCATGATCAGGAGATTTTTGAGAAAATACTATTAAAAGAATCTCCAAAAGATGTAAAAGACCTTGGTCGACAGATCAGAAACTTCGATGTTGCAAAATGGGATGCTCATAAATACGAAATAGTAAAACAGGGTAACTTGCTTAAGTTTTCTCAAAACGAAGATTTGAAATCTTTTCTTTTGCAAACTAAAGGTAAAGTGCTGGCCGAGGCCAGTCCGGTTGATCCAATTTGGGGAATCGGTTTGGCAGAAGACCATGTAGATGCAAAAATACCAAAGAATTGGAAAGGTTTAAATCTGCTAGGCTTTGCGCTGATGGAAGTTAGGGATGAGATATCAATTAATAAAATTAATGATCAATGA
- a CDS encoding O-acetyl-ADP-ribose deacetylase, with protein MILALIKADITTIKADAIVNAANSSLLGGGGVDGAIHRKGGKAILQACVAIRNRQGKCKTGNAVITTAGNLPAKYVIHTVGPVWNGESEQNNALLADCYRNSLTLAVENDVKIIAFPNISTGIYHFPKDKAADIAINAVNNFTQKEKIEKVIFVCFDDENYQRYEEKLNRIN; from the coding sequence ATGATTTTAGCCCTAATAAAAGCCGATATAACAACAATTAAAGCCGATGCGATTGTTAACGCTGCAAATAGTTCGTTGCTAGGTGGAGGTGGAGTTGATGGTGCCATTCACAGGAAGGGTGGTAAAGCAATTTTACAGGCCTGTGTAGCCATCAGGAATAGACAAGGTAAATGCAAGACCGGAAATGCAGTAATCACTACGGCAGGCAATTTACCTGCAAAATATGTCATCCATACGGTTGGGCCGGTTTGGAACGGAGAAAGTGAACAAAATAATGCTTTGCTTGCAGATTGCTACCGAAACAGTTTAACCTTAGCAGTTGAAAATGATGTTAAAATTATTGCTTTCCCTAATATCAGTACGGGAATTTATCATTTCCCTAAAGATAAAGCAGCAGATATTGCCATTAATGCAGTAAATAATTTTACACAAAAAGAAAAAATAGAAAAGGTAATCTTCGTTTGTTTCGACGATGAAAATTACCAGCGCTATGAAGAAAAACTTAATCGCATTAACTAA
- a CDS encoding DUF4291 domain-containing protein, which yields MKITVKKYKEQILEWPKSGCHIMAQYDDETIIVYQAYRKEIGEFAVKNQFFGGEFSLNRMTWIKPNFLWMMYRSGWGTKAGQEITLAIHLKVSAFRNYLENAVYTSFDQTDEISYDEWRNSLENTNIRLQWDPDHDPYGAKQVRRAIQIGLRDNFIRSFAKDDILLIENISQFVEEQYEFVQNRQLENLTIPAEKPFVFNNEALNKKLKIKNEYAHGH from the coding sequence ATGAAAATAACAGTAAAAAAATATAAAGAACAGATATTAGAATGGCCAAAATCAGGATGCCATATTATGGCCCAATATGATGACGAAACAATAATTGTTTATCAGGCATACCGAAAAGAAATCGGTGAATTTGCAGTCAAAAATCAATTTTTCGGCGGTGAGTTCAGTTTAAACAGAATGACATGGATAAAACCCAATTTTCTATGGATGATGTACAGAAGTGGTTGGGGAACTAAAGCAGGGCAGGAAATTACTTTAGCCATACACCTTAAAGTGTCTGCATTTCGTAATTACCTGGAAAATGCAGTTTATACTTCATTCGATCAAACCGATGAAATTTCTTATGATGAATGGAGAAATTCTTTGGAAAACACTAATATCAGGTTGCAATGGGACCCAGATCACGATCCTTATGGTGCAAAACAGGTAAGAAGGGCTATCCAGATCGGATTAAGGGATAATTTTATCAGATCTTTTGCAAAAGATGATATTTTGTTAATTGAAAATATTAGTCAGTTTGTAGAAGAACAATATGAATTTGTGCAAAACAGACAATTGGAAAATTTAACTATACCTGCAGAAAAACCTTTCGTGTTTAACAATGAAGCACTAAACAAAAAGTTGAAAATCAAAAATGAATACGCTCATGGACACTAA
- a CDS encoding RNA 2'-phosphotransferase: MDTKITKGISKLLSYILRHSPETIKLKLDENGWADVNELIAKFDLYDLTLDFELLQYVVENNDKKRFAFNEDKTRIRASQGHSIAVELNLKETEPLEYLYHGTVEKFLTDIKLQGLQKMSRQHVHLSADKETANKVGGRRGKPVILTINSGEMHKAGYKFYLSDNNVWLTDVVPAEYITF; this comes from the coding sequence ATGGACACTAAAATAACTAAAGGAATCAGCAAGCTGCTGAGCTATATTTTGAGACATTCGCCAGAAACCATAAAGCTAAAGCTCGATGAAAATGGCTGGGCAGATGTGAATGAACTGATCGCCAAATTCGACCTTTATGATTTAACATTAGATTTTGAACTGCTTCAATACGTTGTTGAAAATAACGACAAAAAGAGATTTGCCTTTAACGAAGATAAAACCAGGATCAGGGCAAGCCAGGGACATTCTATTGCTGTTGAATTAAATTTAAAAGAAACTGAACCTTTGGAATACCTGTATCATGGTACGGTTGAAAAGTTCCTGACAGATATTAAATTGCAAGGGCTGCAAAAAATGAGCAGACAGCATGTGCATTTAAGTGCCGACAAGGAAACGGCGAATAAAGTAGGTGGAAGAAGGGGAAAACCGGTTATCCTTACCATTAATAGTGGAGAGATGCACAAGGCGGGCTATAAATTTTATTTATCAGATAACAATGTGTGGCTTACAGATGTTGTGCCTGCTGAATATATAACGTTTTAA
- a CDS encoding metallophosphoesterase family protein has protein sequence MSRTLVIGDIHGGLKGLVQLFERAKVTKYDKLIFLGDYVDGWSESAQVIDYLMQLEKSHQCIFIKGNHDAWCIDWLEKDIVDEVWFVHGGKLTMESYQDLSDVTRKEHLDFFKRMHDYYLDGQNNLFIHAGFSSMHGPEKERYSSNYSWDRTLWEMALTMDTRIKKDSAIYPKRLLLYHEIYIGHTPTLYYNVNVPMKGCNVWNIDTGAAFTGKLTCLDIETKVFWQSDTLQSLYPNEKGRNK, from the coding sequence ATGAGCAGAACATTAGTAATAGGCGATATACATGGTGGATTAAAAGGTCTGGTCCAGTTATTTGAGCGTGCAAAGGTAACAAAATACGACAAACTGATTTTCCTGGGCGATTATGTGGATGGTTGGAGCGAATCGGCGCAGGTAATCGATTACCTGATGCAGTTAGAAAAAAGTCATCAATGCATCTTTATCAAAGGCAATCACGATGCCTGGTGTATCGACTGGTTGGAAAAAGATATTGTAGATGAGGTTTGGTTTGTTCACGGTGGTAAATTAACCATGGAGAGTTATCAAGACTTATCTGATGTGACCAGAAAGGAACACCTGGATTTCTTTAAACGGATGCACGATTATTATCTAGATGGGCAGAACAACCTCTTTATCCATGCCGGTTTTTCTTCTATGCACGGACCAGAAAAGGAGCGCTATTCTTCCAATTATTCTTGGGATCGCACCCTTTGGGAAATGGCCCTGACCATGGATACCCGAATTAAAAAAGATTCAGCAATTTATCCGAAACGTTTATTGCTCTATCACGAAATCTACATCGGCCATACGCCAACGCTTTATTACAATGTTAATGTACCCATGAAGGGCTGTAATGTTTGGAATATCGATACCGGTGCTGCATTTACTGGAAAATTGACTTGTTTAGATATCGAAACAAAAGTATTTTGGCAGAGCGATACCCTACAAAGCTTATATCCGAACGAAAAAGGAAGAAATAAATAA
- a CDS encoding nicotinate phosphoribosyltransferase, which translates to MNPLLLTDGYKVDHRRQYPENTTLVYSNWTPRKSRLENVNHVVLFGLQYFIKKYIIEDFNQNFFKQPKEEILKKYARRINNYLGENLVGTQHIADLHDLGYIPMVFKSLPEGAEVPLRVPMFTMYNTKPEFFWLTNYFETLLSAVVWLPCNSATIAKQYRTILDQYAAETSSVPEFVDWQGHDFSMRGMGGIEAAVTSAAGHLLSFTGTDTIPAIDFLEEYYKADSDKELIGGSVAATEHSVMCMGTNTGELETFKRLILEVYPKGIVSIVSDTWDLWKVLTEYLPVLKDDIIARPGKVVIRPDSGDPVDIICGNPNGKNENEKKGVIELLWDVFGGKTNDKGFKELVPQIGAIYGDSITTERATQICERLKAKGFASTNVVFGIGSFTYQYNTRDTFGFAMKATYGEVDGEGREIFKDPITDDGTKKSAKGLLQIFKNANGDYEMKDQCTWEEEAQGELKEVFRDGKLLIDYSLADIRERLKNS; encoded by the coding sequence ATGAATCCATTATTATTAACAGACGGTTATAAAGTTGACCACCGCAGACAGTACCCAGAAAATACCACATTGGTTTATTCTAACTGGACGCCAAGAAAAAGCAGGCTCGAAAATGTAAACCATGTGGTGCTTTTTGGCTTGCAGTATTTTATCAAAAAATACATTATAGAAGATTTTAATCAAAATTTCTTTAAACAGCCAAAGGAAGAGATTTTAAAGAAATATGCCCGCAGGATCAATAATTACCTGGGCGAAAACCTGGTAGGTACGCAACATATTGCCGATCTACACGATCTGGGTTATATTCCAATGGTATTTAAATCGCTGCCAGAAGGCGCAGAAGTGCCTTTGCGTGTGCCGATGTTTACGATGTATAATACCAAACCCGAATTTTTCTGGCTGACCAATTATTTCGAGACATTACTGTCAGCAGTGGTTTGGTTGCCATGCAATTCTGCTACTATCGCAAAACAGTACCGTACTATTTTGGATCAATATGCAGCAGAAACTTCATCCGTTCCCGAATTTGTAGATTGGCAAGGACACGATTTCTCTATGCGCGGCATGGGTGGAATAGAAGCTGCGGTAACCTCGGCAGCAGGGCATTTATTGAGTTTCACCGGAACTGATACCATCCCGGCTATTGATTTTTTAGAAGAGTATTACAAGGCAGATTCGGATAAAGAGCTAATTGGTGGATCAGTAGCTGCTACTGAACATTCGGTAATGTGTATGGGGACCAATACCGGAGAACTTGAAACTTTTAAAAGACTGATTTTAGAAGTGTATCCGAAAGGAATTGTATCTATCGTTTCCGATACCTGGGATTTATGGAAGGTGCTGACGGAGTATCTACCTGTTTTAAAAGATGATATTATCGCGCGTCCAGGTAAAGTGGTGATCAGGCCCGATTCAGGAGATCCCGTTGATATCATCTGCGGAAACCCCAATGGCAAAAACGAAAATGAGAAAAAGGGCGTAATTGAACTGCTTTGGGATGTTTTTGGTGGAAAAACCAACGATAAAGGGTTTAAAGAACTGGTACCGCAAATTGGTGCTATTTATGGCGATAGCATTACTACAGAGAGGGCTACACAAATCTGTGAACGCTTAAAAGCCAAAGGTTTTGCCTCTACCAATGTTGTTTTTGGCATTGGCTCATTCACCTATCAATATAATACCCGCGATACTTTTGGTTTCGCAATGAAAGCCACCTATGGAGAAGTAGATGGCGAAGGCCGCGAGATATTTAAAGATCCGATTACCGACGATGGTACAAAGAAATCTGCAAAAGGTTTGCTGCAGATTTTTAAAAATGCCAACGGAGATTACGAAATGAAAGACCAATGCACCTGGGAGGAAGAAGCACAGGGCGAATTGAAGGAAGTTTTCAGGGATGGCAAACTGTTAATTGATTATTCTCTTGCCGACATTAGAGAAAGGCTAAAGAATAGTTAA